One Campylobacter lari DNA segment encodes these proteins:
- the dnaN gene encoding DNA polymerase III subunit beta, which produces MKISINKNTLESAIVLTNSYVDKKDSSNIASHLLFEVIEDKLIIRASDYEIGINYKIKKIKVESAGFATANAKSILDIIKSLNNEDVVLETIENFLFIRQKGTKYKLPMFNYEDFPNFPSTEGKDKFDIDSSDLSRSLKKILPAVDTNNPKYSLNGALLDIKTTHISFVGTDTKRLAVFTLNKTNEKEFNLCIPKKAILEMQKIFFEKIEIYYDENILIAKNDNFEFFTKLINDKFPDYERVIPKNITKEFIFKTEEFMDALKKINVITEKMKLNFHKDKLVFEGISLDNMEAKTELEMELNIDEEFNLCIKNKFITDFLNSIESETFKLSINEPHMAFLVSSEELQTVIMPVIL; this is translated from the coding sequence ATGAAAATTAGCATTAATAAAAACACTTTAGAATCTGCCATAGTTTTAACTAATTCTTATGTAGATAAAAAAGACTCAAGCAATATCGCTTCTCACTTACTTTTTGAAGTAATTGAAGATAAATTAATCATAAGGGCAAGTGATTATGAAATAGGTATTAATTATAAAATCAAAAAAATCAAAGTTGAAAGTGCAGGTTTTGCAACTGCTAATGCTAAAAGTATTTTAGATATTATAAAAAGTTTAAATAACGAAGATGTAGTCCTAGAAACCATAGAAAATTTCCTTTTTATTAGACAAAAAGGAACTAAATATAAACTTCCTATGTTTAATTATGAAGATTTTCCAAATTTCCCAAGCACTGAAGGAAAAGATAAATTTGATATTGATTCAAGTGATTTGAGTAGATCTTTGAAAAAAATCCTACCTGCAGTTGATACAAATAATCCAAAGTATTCTTTAAATGGTGCTTTACTTGATATAAAAACAACCCACATTAGCTTTGTAGGAACAGATACTAAACGCTTAGCGGTTTTTACACTAAATAAAACAAATGAAAAAGAATTTAACCTTTGTATTCCTAAAAAAGCTATTTTAGAAATGCAAAAAATCTTTTTTGAAAAAATTGAAATTTATTATGATGAAAATATATTGATTGCAAAAAATGATAATTTTGAGTTTTTCACAAAACTTATTAATGATAAATTCCCTGATTATGAAAGAGTAATTCCAAAAAATATCACAAAAGAATTTATTTTTAAAACAGAAGAATTTATGGATGCATTGAAAAAAATCAATGTAATTACTGAAAAAATGAAATTAAATTTCCATAAAGATAAACTTGTGTTTGAAGGTATTAGTTTAGATAATATGGAAGCAAAAACTGAACTTGAAATGGAACTTAATATAGATGAGGAATTTAATCTTTGTATAAAAAATAAATTCATCACTGACTTTTTAAATTCTATTGAAAGTGAAACATTCAAACTTAGCATAAATGAACCTCATATGGCATTTTTAGTTTCAAGTGAAGAATTACAAACTGTAATTATGCCAGTTATTTTATAA